From a region of the Candidatus Desulfofervidus auxilii genome:
- a CDS encoding DUF1614 domain-containing protein codes for MFFPPFLLLFIFFFFFIWLFLFALLHLGLISYAFTKIGIPAEYMMGLLFICLLGSFINIPIKKMPSPQLIVKEVITYWGIKVKIPYYSSSYTIIAINVGGAIIPILISLYLTAKFGGIFKIILAITTVTFITHRFAKPIPGLGITVPVFIPPITAALIALILDTEHAPALAYIAGTLGTLIGADLMNLNRIKELKAPIVSIGGAGTFDGIFFTGILAVLLA; via the coding sequence ATGTTTTTTCCACCTTTTTTACTTTTATTTATTTTTTTCTTTTTCTTTATTTGGCTTTTTCTTTTTGCCCTCCTTCACCTTGGGCTTATTAGTTATGCCTTTACCAAAATAGGCATTCCAGCAGAATACATGATGGGACTTTTATTTATTTGTCTTTTAGGAAGTTTTATAAATATTCCAATAAAAAAAATGCCTAGTCCACAATTGATAGTTAAAGAAGTAATTACTTATTGGGGAATAAAAGTAAAAATCCCATATTACTCCTCAAGTTATACTATTATTGCCATTAATGTAGGTGGGGCAATAATACCTATTTTAATCTCTCTTTATCTTACAGCAAAATTTGGAGGTATATTTAAGATTATTCTTGCAATAACAACTGTAACTTTTATTACCCATCGTTTTGCCAAACCTATACCAGGTCTTGGCATTACTGTACCAGTCTTTATCCCTCCAATTACAGCCGCTTTAATTGCCTTAATCCTTGATACAGAGCATGCTCCTGCCTTAGCCTATATTGCTGGAACACTTGGTACATTAATTGGTGCAGATTTAATGAATCTCAATCGAATCAAAGAATTAAAAGCTCCTATTGTCTCTATTGGTGGAGCAGGAACATTTGATGGAATCTTTTTTACAGGAATATTAGCAGTGCTTTTAGCTTAA